The sequence ACCTTCAGGTCCGGGTGTTTCGTCATCAGCCCTTGCGCCTCGGTGTAGCTCTTCTGGTCGTCGTCGTCGCCGTAGACGGTGTCCACAAGCTCAAGCTTGGCGTACTCAGGCTGCTTCAGCACTTCCTGCATCAAGGCGATCCACTCGTTCTGGTTCGGCGCGGTCGAGGTGGCGCTCAAGATCGCGATCTTGCCCTCGCCCTTGGCGAGATCCGACGCCATCTGAATCTGCACGGCGGCAATATCGGCGGCGACCGCCTGGTTGATGTGGACCGTGCGCCCACCCTCGGAGATCGCCGAGTCCCAGGTGACGACGGGGATACCGGCGCTGATCGCCTGCTTGCCCGTGGGAACGAGCGCATCGGAGTCGTCCGCCGAGATCGCGAGGCCGCTCACGTTCTGCGCGATCAACGAATTAAGCAGTTGAATCTGCTGGGTGGCGTCCGCCGTGGCCGGTCCCTGATAGGTGACGGTCACGCCAAGCTCTTTGGCCGCTTCCTGCGCGCCTTTATTCGCCGTGTCGAAGTAGGGGTTGCCCAGATTCTTAGGCACCAGAATATAGGTCTTCGCGCCACCGGCTGCTGCACTTGCCGCAGGTGATCCGCTGGCCGCAGGCGATCCCTGAGTGCCGGTATCGCCGGTCGTGGGAGCCGCGCCACAGCCGACCAGAATCGAGAGCACCAGGCTCATGAGCATCGCCAGAACATAGTTGTTTCGCATGAGAGATCTTCTCCTGTGTTGATGGCATCGGTTTGCCATAGTTGATCTTCCTTCGGCGCGGTGAGGTGATCCTCCATGATCATCAGCGATACGCGCTCCTTCCTGTGAAGCGAACCCCCGATTGCGCTAGGGCGTGAGGATCAGCCCGCGCGACCAGAAGAAGAACATTCCAAACACAATCGCCACCGACGCCGCCGCCGCCAGCCTGCGCATCGTCGCGGGCTGCCACGTCAGCCCCGCCGACAGCCGCGCGCCGAGCCGTGGCAGCAGGATCGAGAGAATCAGCAGCAGGCCGATCACGATATTCTGGATCTGGCCCTGAAGGTTGATCAGGCCCATCCCGAAGCGCAGCAGGCCGACCAGGATCAGCGCGAGGACAGCGCCGACCATCGTGCCTTTGCCGCCAAAGATGCTGACTCCGCCGAGCACCGTCACGGTAATCACGGTCAGCTCCAGCCCGTTCCCAATGTCCGGGCGCGTGCTGCCGAAGCGGGCGGCCAGGATGAATCCCGCCAGCGCCGCCATCACGCCCGACACCACGTACAGGATCAACTTGATGCGCTCCACCGGCACGCCGGAGTAGTGGCTGGCCGCCTCGTTGTTGCCGATCGCGTACAGATAGCGCCCGAAGGTCGTCTTGTGGAGCACGAGGCCAAAGATCAGCGCGAGCACGAGAAACAGGACCAGCGCGACCGGAATGCCGGTGCCGCCGAGCGTGCCCTGGCCCAGGTACGTGAAGGATGGCGGATACCCACGGGCCGCCTGATCGCCCAGCAGCGCATAGGCCAGGCCACGGTACAGCGAGAGCGTGCCGATGGTGACAACCAGCGCGGGTAGCTTCAGCCGCGCGATCAAGACGCCGTTGAGCAGGCCGGCCAGCGCGCTGACGAGGAGCGCGACGACGAGCGCCAGCCAGATGTTCGTGCCGCTCATGAACAGCCAGCCCATCAGCGACGCGGCCAGGCCCAGGATCGAGGCGATCGAAAGGTCGATGTTGCCGGTGACGATGATAAAGACCATCGGCAGCATCAGGATGCCGATCTCCATAAAGTCGGAGGTCGTGCGCAGCAGGTTGTTGCGATTCAAGAAGAAGGGCGAGAGCCGCGCGTTGACGATCGTGACGACGATCATCAGCGCCACCAGGAGCCATTCCCAGCGAAGGAGCGAGCGACGGAGCGTATGTGTGCTTAGGTTCATCTTCACCTCGTGCGCTTAGCGAGTCTTGCGGGACGTGATGCGCTGGACCCGACCGACGATCGCCGCGTCGGCAACCACGGCCAGCAGGATCAGCAGACCTTGCGCGGCGAGCTGCCAGAAGGGCGAGATCTGCACCAGCGTGAGCGCGTTGCTGATGATGCCGAGCAGAAACGCTCCCAGGATCACGCCGACGACGTTGCCGCTGCCGCCCAGGGTGCTCACGCCGCCGACGACCGAGGCCGCCACGGTCTGAAGCTCGAAGCCCAGCGCGGTATTCGTCTGCGCCGACTCAAACCGCGCCGCCCAGAGCACCCCGGCCAGGCCACACAGCAGGCCGGAGATGACATACACCAGGAAGATGATCCGCTGCATCGGGATACCGGCGAAGCGCGCCGCGTCGGGGTTACTGCCAACGGTATAGATGTCACGGCCCGTCCGGGTATAGCGCAGGAAGTAGTAGGCCGCCACTGCCACGATGAGGGCAAACAGGATCAGGTTGGGAACGCCCAGCGGCGCGCCCTTGGCAAGCTGGCGAAATCCGGCGGGCATTTCAAAGGCGTTGATCGTCGATTTGCTGCCGCTGTACAGGAAGATCAGCCCGCGATAGATGCTCAGCGTGCCGAGCGTCGCGATGATCGGCGGCGCGCCCCCGCCCGCGATCAGCAGCCCGTTGAAGCTACCGAGCGCCGCGCCGAGCGCCATGCCGAGCGGGATCGTCAGCAGCGCTGGCATGCCCGGAAACGCCGCGATCGTAAAGGACACCATCATCGCCGTCAGCCCAATGATCGATCCGACCGATAGATCGATGCCGCGCGTGATGATCACCATCGCCTGGGCCAGCGCGACGATCACCAGGATCGAGATATTCAAAACGATGTCGCGGAAGTTGCTCAGGCTCAGAAAGGCCGGGTTGCGCAGGCTGACCAGCGCGACGAGCACCAGCAGAATCAAGACGATGCCGACCTCGCGGTATTTGACGAATGCCTGCATCCAGGCTCGCTGCGGCGGACGATAGGCTTCTGTTTTTGCGATCATCGCACGCGCTCTCCTTTGTCGAGCATTAGGCCACCGTCGCGGCAGCCATCAGCGCTTCCTGGGTCGCCTCCGCCCGGCTGAAGTGGCCGGTGACACGTCCCTCGCGCATCACCAGGATGCGGTCGCTCATGCCCAGCACCTCAGGCAATTCCGACGAGATCATCAGGATCGCCATGCCTTGCGCGGCCAGGCTGCTCATCAGCCGATGCACTGCGGCTTTGGTTCCCACGTCGATGCCACGGGTCGGCTCATCGAGGATCAGCACGCGCGGCCTGGTTCCGAGCCATTTCGCCAGCACTACCTTCTGCTGGTTGCCGCCCGAGAGCTCTCCGACCGGCTGCTCGACGCTGCGCATTTTGACTTCGAGCTGTTTCGCGCTTTCCTCCGCCGCCGCCTGCTCGCGCCGCGTGTCGAGCCAGCCGATGCGCGCGAAGCTCGACAGCTCAGGCAGCGTAATATTGTCGGCGATGCTCATGCCCAGCACCAGCCCGTGTAGCTTGCGGTCTTCCGGCACATACCCGATGCCGAGCGCCATCGCCGCCTGAGGGCTGGCGATCGTGACCGGCTTGCCATCCAGCTTGATCGTGCCAGCCGTCGCCCGGTCCACCCCAAACAGCGCCCGCGCCACCTCGGTGCGCCCCGCGCCGATCAGCCCGGCCATGCCGAGGATCTCGCCGCGCCGCAGGCTGAACGACACGTCCGCAAAATTCCCCGGCACCGTCAGCCCCTCGACCTCCAGCACAACGTCGCCCGGCGGCACGTCCTGTTTGGGAAATAGCTCGTTGAGCGTCCGGCCAACCATCATCTGGATCAGTCCATCGGTGGTGATCGCGCCCATCTCGCGGGTTCCGACATAGGTGCCGTCCCGCAAAATCGTCACCCGGTCGCACAGCGCGAACAACTCTTCCAGGTGGTGCGAGATAAAGATGATCGAGGTGCCCTGCGCTCTGAGCTGGCGCACAATCACAAACAATTCTTCGATCTCCCCCAGCGTGAGCGACGAAGTCGGCTCGTCCATAATCAGCACGCGGGTCTTGATCGAGATCGCCCGCGCAATCTCCACAAGCTGCATCTGGGCAACGCTGAGCGCGCGGGCTTTGGTGCGTGGGTCGAGCGACACGCCGAGTCGGCGCAGCAGCTCCGCAGCCTCGGTGTACATCCGCTGCCAGTCGATACGGCCCCGGCGCGTCGGCTGGCGACCCACGAAGATATTTTCGGCGATGTCGAGGTCGGGAAAGAGGCTCGGTTCCTGGTAGATGGCGACGATGCCCTGCGCTTGCGCTTCGTGGGTGTTCGCAAAATGCACCGGCTGCCCGTCGAACACGATCTCACCGGCGTCCGGCTGGTAGATGCCGGTCATGAGCTTGATCATCGTCGACTTGCCGGCTCCATTCTCGCCGAGCAGGGCGTGAATCTCGCCCGCCCGTAGCTCGAACTGCACGTCTTTCAGCGCATGGACGCCGCCAAACGATTTCGATAGGTGGTGAACCTGAAGCAGCGGTGGAGTGTCCGGCATCGGTAGTCTCCTCTGCGTTTCCTGCTTCCGTTGTTCGCGTAGCTGGGACGATGGCTCAGGTTGATTCGCGGTGGTAGGGCGGAGATGAGCTGCTGGGAGGTGGAAGGATCGAGGGCAACGATGCGCTGGATCGATTCGATCAGTCTGGTTATCTCTCCACCTCCGCAGGCAATATTGTTGCTGTAGTGGTGGTTTCGTCTGGAAAGGGTTTCTAATTATTTTGATTTTTAGAATGAGATGGTTATATCATAAGGAAACGAAAATGTCAATCACCGATTTTGCCGTGAATCCCTCCGCTCGGCTGAAGCAGGGTATCCGTGCTTGATCGGCTGGCCCACTGCGCAGCATTCGCCCTGGAGCCGTCGCAGCGCGATCGGGCCTGTGGCCGATCGGGTTTGTGGCCGCTTCTACGTTCGCAGCCGGGATGGTTTCAAATTGTTGCTATACATAAGAACTAGCAAAATTCCGAAAGATGTGCTACAACAATCTTGATTGTTCGACGTGTACGGGATGCGATCGATCGACCGGCGCGGCTTCTGCGCGGCATAGATGGAGATACGACCATGACAATTGCACAAGCGCCTGACTCGCGGCAGCCCGAAGTCCGACGACACTATTTGCTGAACCTGCTGCAACAAGAAGGCCAGCTTTCGGTGCGCGCCTGTAGCGAGGCATTGGGCGTCTCCGAGGTGACGATTCGGAACGATCTGGCCGTGCTTGAGCGCGAAGGCTTGCTCCAGCGAACCTGGGGCGGTGCCATGCTGCGGCAGCAGCTTCGGCCAGAAGGCGCATTCATGGCGCGTCTTCAGGAGCACCGCGCCGACAAGGAGCGTATCGCGGTTGCGGCGGCAATGCAGGTGCAAGATAACGACACGATCTTTCTGGACGCCAGCACGACCGCCTACTTTCTCGCGCAGCAGCTCAAGGAGCGGCATAACCTGACGGTCATCACCAACGGCCTGTACACCGCGCTGGAGCTTGGTCCCGTCCCCACGATCACCACGATCGTGCTTGGAGGCCAGGTGCGCCGGGATACCGGCTCGCTGGTGGGCACGCTGAGCACGGAGATGCTGGCGAAGCTGCATGTCGGGAAAGGCTTCTTTTCCGCGCGCGGCCTGACGCTCACCAAGGGCTTGACGGAGAGTACGATCGTGGAGGGCCAGTTGAAGGAGCTAGTGATTAAGCATGTCGATCAGGTCTTCGCGGTGCTGGATGCCTCCAAGCTCGGCGGCACCTCGCTGACGACGTTTTGCCCGGCGGCGGCGATCCAGTGCTTGATCACGGCAGGTGACGACGCGGCGCAGAAGGCTGAGCCGTTCCGCCCGTTAATGGACGTGGTGATCGGCTAGCATAGGGCCTGGTCGCGCGATCACACGCTTGGCTTCTCTCTCGCTCGTCCGCGTGATGTGGGAAGGTGGATCAATCCGTATGCCGAACAGGCCCAACGACCGGCAGCCGCCAGGCACTTCTGACACAAGGGCAACGCCCTGCCGAAGCTTGCCGCGCCTGGCGTGATACCTGGGTGAGAGGCAGTGTACCGCCGTGTTCCTGGCACAGCAGATGCCGTCTTCCTCATCGGGGGCAAGCGCAGGAGGTGCAATGATGGCGGAACAGGCGCAGGCCATGGTGACGCTTGGACAGCGTGTTGCAGTGCAACGCGCACGGTTCGATTTCGAGGGCCTCTGGCGGGTCTACCAGATCGGAGAGCTGCACGAGGATGATCAGCACCTTGAGATCGTCTTGATCAATCCCGGCGATCCCGGCGATACGATTCGGGCTCGCTTCGAGCGCTTGCCAGAGCAGCCACAAACCTGAGCACGGCAAGTGTTCTCGAACCGGCTCTTTCTGGCCCGCAGACTAAGGCGTGATGGCGCAAAAAGCGGCGTGGGCGTTGGGCGATGACCTGTTGGTTGCGCGCGCACCCATGACCGGCTTCGTCCGGCGCCCACGGCTGCGAGCCCACCCGGTATGACCGCCCAGCGCCACCGCGCCACATTGCCGCCGCATAGATGCGCCCCTGCCTCCCCAGCGATCAGCGCCTCGCTTTCTCGGTGCGTTCCCTCAGGAGCGTATCAGCCGCGCGCCAGAATTGTGTGGTAGACTATTCGGCGGGACCCATCTGCGGCCCCATGCGGACCCTCGACCGAATGACGGATAGCACAATGCTTTGGAAAAAGACGACCGCCCACCTGCGCCAGCGTCTGCATCTTGACGACTGGTGCTCGCACTATGAAGTGTGTGTGACCCGCCATCAGGTCGAGTACCTGATCGCGCGAGTTGCCTCGCCATCCGCCGCCGAGCGGCTGATCACCCGGACCTGCTTCGAGGTAGAAGTAAACCGACAGGCGTTTCGCTGGCAGCGCGTGCGCGGAGTTCATCCCTGGAAGATGGCTCAGCTCTGCACGTGGCTGCTGCTGCTCGCGATGCTCATCCCGTTGCCGTGGCTGAGCGGCGGGCTAAGCCTGCTCTTTCTGGCGATCATCTGTGGCTTGCTCAGCAGTGGTCGCCAGTGGCGGCACGGCGGCATCGACGACCGCTAAGCCGCTCCTCCATGCCCGCTATAAGCACGGAGCACGCCGCATGGCGTGCTCCTGTTATCGACTCAGGCATCGACGAAATCGAAGGCGATGGTCTGCCCGGAGGTCAACCGTTTGGGAGGCGTCCGCCTCGCCGTGTCGCTGTTACTTGTGGGGCGACGAGAGGGCGGGGGCTTTCTGGCGCAGCGGGAGTGGTCGCGCCGCCAGGGGCAGAACCTTCCAGCGCAGGTAGGCTACGAGCGTGACAAGCGCGAACAGAACAGCCGTGGTGATCGCACTCGCGACTTCGACACGGACGATGTGCAGCACCGTCGCGCTGATCATCACAACCATCAGCCCGGCGGCGGCTAATGGCGTCAATCCTGGCAGAATGCGCGTCACGCCCGGCAAGATCAGCCCGATGGCCGCGAGGATTTCTGCCACCCCCAGGAAGATACGGAACCCAACTCCAAGCTGTGCATTGATCATCTCCACCATCTCGGCGGGTGGGAACACCATGAAGCCACCATGCCACAAAAAGAGTGCCGCCAGTAGCCCTTGCAGAGTCCACAGTGCCTTGTTCATACTATCCTCCTGTCAGGAACGAGCCGGGGGCTGGGCTGCGACGGCTCCAGAAACGACTCGTCGATTGATTGAGGATATTCTACGATCTGCTTGTGACAGGAAGCGTCACATCGAACCGGCCCGCGCGAATCCCCGCGTGTGATAGGCGGTTGCGCTGCCGGGCGATCCGCTGATCCAGGTGCGGGTACAGCGATCAAAAGAGCGTGTGGAGGGCTCAAGCGGAGGGTGGAGCAGGGGACCATGACGATCCCCTGCTGCGCTTGGCGCTGCACGCACACGCGACGATCACTCCGCGTGCAGACGCGCACGACCTACCGCTCGCTCCCCTGGGACTGTTCAAGCTCTTTCAGCTTGGCAAGGAGTTCGTCGGGAGCCAGCGAGCTTGCCAGCACAGCGCCGCGCCGTGGCTGGAGCGATTTGACCACGTCCTGGCGCAATTGGGTATGCTGTCCACAGACCACGACGGGAATGTGCTCGGCGTGCGAATCGTGCTCGACCAGCGCGAGCACGATCTCCTCCGTCGGAGGCGCATCGTCCGCATTGACCACGACGGCACAGGGCTGCTCGTGCGCAATCGTCGTCGCGACACCCGCACCCCCGTCGTGCAGCACCGACTCGTAGCCTGCTTCCGTCAGCGCATGGCTTACCACATCACGAAACACCGGATCACCATTCACGATGACAATGATTTGGTTGGTCATCTGCCTCTGCCCTTTCTATGAGGACGAGCAACGCCGACGGCAGCGAGGCGTGCTGAAGAAGCGGCGCTGAGCAAAAAAAGCTCGTAACCATGCTGCAAGCGCTATGCCATCATGCGTGCGTGATGCCGCTCGGCACCATCGCCGGATCTGGATCGTCTGTGGCGCGCGGCACGGTCATATTCGCCTCTTGCGCTGACGGCTGGCTGCTGCTTTAATAGCATGCGAGCGTGTCGGTCGTCCGTGCTCGCCCCACACTCTCCTGTCGGCCACATGGTGGCATCCGCCGCTAGAGGACTCCATTCACTCGGTTCCGGATCGCCTCCTGACGTTGTCCTTGTTTCGTACTCTATCAGGGAGGGTTTGCATGAAGCACCTCGTTCGACCCGCATGGCTGGTACAGTTTCGGCGCACACTCGGTATCATCGCGTTCCTGATGG comes from Herpetosiphonaceae bacterium and encodes:
- the rhaS gene encoding rhamnose ABC transporter substrate-binding protein, which encodes MRNNYVLAMLMSLVLSILVGCGAAPTTGDTGTQGSPAASGSPAASAAAGGAKTYILVPKNLGNPYFDTANKGAQEAAKELGVTVTYQGPATADATQQIQLLNSLIAQNVSGLAISADDSDALVPTGKQAISAGIPVVTWDSAISEGGRTVHINQAVAADIAAVQIQMASDLAKGEGKIAILSATSTAPNQNEWIALMQEVLKQPEYAKLELVDTVYGDDDDQKSYTEAQGLMTKHPDLKVIIAPTTVGIAAAARAVQDANKVGTVFVTGLGTPNAMRDYVKSGAAPQFALWNPGDLGYLAIQALNAIASGQIKGQPGDKFTAGRLGEYTVAEDGTVLLGKPTVFTKDNVDQFDF
- a CDS encoding ABC transporter permease encodes the protein MNLSTHTLRRSLLRWEWLLVALMIVVTIVNARLSPFFLNRNNLLRTTSDFMEIGILMLPMVFIIVTGNIDLSIASILGLAASLMGWLFMSGTNIWLALVVALLVSALAGLLNGVLIARLKLPALVVTIGTLSLYRGLAYALLGDQAARGYPPSFTYLGQGTLGGTGIPVALVLFLVLALIFGLVLHKTTFGRYLYAIGNNEAASHYSGVPVERIKLILYVVSGVMAALAGFILAARFGSTRPDIGNGLELTVITVTVLGGVSIFGGKGTMVGAVLALILVGLLRFGMGLINLQGQIQNIVIGLLLILSILLPRLGARLSAGLTWQPATMRRLAAAASVAIVFGMFFFWSRGLILTP
- a CDS encoding ABC transporter permease produces the protein MIAKTEAYRPPQRAWMQAFVKYREVGIVLILLVLVALVSLRNPAFLSLSNFRDIVLNISILVIVALAQAMVIITRGIDLSVGSIIGLTAMMVSFTIAAFPGMPALLTIPLGMALGAALGSFNGLLIAGGGAPPIIATLGTLSIYRGLIFLYSGSKSTINAFEMPAGFRQLAKGAPLGVPNLILFALIVAVAAYYFLRYTRTGRDIYTVGSNPDAARFAGIPMQRIIFLVYVISGLLCGLAGVLWAARFESAQTNTALGFELQTVAASVVGGVSTLGGSGNVVGVILGAFLLGIISNALTLVQISPFWQLAAQGLLILLAVVADAAIVGRVQRITSRKTR
- a CDS encoding sugar ABC transporter ATP-binding protein — encoded protein: MPDTPPLLQVHHLSKSFGGVHALKDVQFELRAGEIHALLGENGAGKSTMIKLMTGIYQPDAGEIVFDGQPVHFANTHEAQAQGIVAIYQEPSLFPDLDIAENIFVGRQPTRRGRIDWQRMYTEAAELLRRLGVSLDPRTKARALSVAQMQLVEIARAISIKTRVLIMDEPTSSLTLGEIEELFVIVRQLRAQGTSIIFISHHLEELFALCDRVTILRDGTYVGTREMGAITTDGLIQMMVGRTLNELFPKQDVPPGDVVLEVEGLTVPGNFADVSFSLRRGEILGMAGLIGAGRTEVARALFGVDRATAGTIKLDGKPVTIASPQAAMALGIGYVPEDRKLHGLVLGMSIADNITLPELSSFARIGWLDTRREQAAAEESAKQLEVKMRSVEQPVGELSGGNQQKVVLAKWLGTRPRVLILDEPTRGIDVGTKAAVHRLMSSLAAQGMAILMISSELPEVLGMSDRILVMREGRVTGHFSRAEATQEALMAAATVA
- a CDS encoding DeoR/GlpR family DNA-binding transcription regulator, which gives rise to MTIAQAPDSRQPEVRRHYLLNLLQQEGQLSVRACSEALGVSEVTIRNDLAVLEREGLLQRTWGGAMLRQQLRPEGAFMARLQEHRADKERIAVAAAMQVQDNDTIFLDASTTAYFLAQQLKERHNLTVITNGLYTALELGPVPTITTIVLGGQVRRDTGSLVGTLSTEMLAKLHVGKGFFSARGLTLTKGLTESTIVEGQLKELVIKHVDQVFAVLDASKLGGTSLTTFCPAAAIQCLITAGDDAAQKAEPFRPLMDVVIG
- a CDS encoding DoxX family protein → MNKALWTLQGLLAALFLWHGGFMVFPPAEMVEMINAQLGVGFRIFLGVAEILAAIGLILPGVTRILPGLTPLAAAGLMVVMISATVLHIVRVEVASAITTAVLFALVTLVAYLRWKVLPLAARPLPLRQKAPALSSPHK